One Lacticaseibacillus rhamnosus genomic window carries:
- a CDS encoding oleate hydratase — MIKHKAIMIGAGLANMAAAVYLIQEGHWQGDQITFYSLDDHGSNDGAPAEATADEYWNKYHPMENTKGYVARGGRMLNYRTYVDLMDLLSRIPSATEPGLTAEEDTRQFDAQHRTFDKARLMEGGIGIIQAGHLGLNNKDRLLLTKLIMMPDSEEEKLDNVSIADYFKDDPHMFQTNFWYMWETTFAFRVESSAQELRRYMHMMIYEFTQIEHLVGVNRTRYNQFESIMLPLINYLKDQGCRIILNRRVTAFEFKDTAMTDEITVTGLKMLNTETDKPEHVVVDDDTAVFFTNGSITDSATQGDFDHPAVENMDYGAAASLWKQATDHFYNLGNPDKFFADRAASEWVSFTLTTKDHLLLNEIERITTQVPGNALNSFLSTQPITALGQKDVMMSIVVHHQPHFTTQKPNETVLWGYFLYPRRYGEFVNKPYIKMTGKEMALELIGQLAKVDPGPDNIRDRQDEIMASIINNIPVYMPYASALFNNRAKVDRPEVIPAHSTNLAFTGEFAEQPFQMVFTEQSAVRSGEIAAYHFTGIPMSHLVHKPRYDKDIKTLMRATKKMFE; from the coding sequence ATGATCAAGCATAAGGCGATCATGATCGGCGCGGGGTTAGCCAACATGGCAGCCGCCGTTTATTTAATTCAAGAAGGTCACTGGCAAGGTGATCAGATTACGTTCTATTCCCTGGATGATCACGGGTCCAACGACGGCGCACCGGCAGAAGCAACGGCAGACGAATATTGGAATAAATATCATCCAATGGAAAATACCAAAGGCTACGTCGCGCGCGGTGGTCGGATGCTCAATTATCGAACCTATGTCGATTTGATGGACTTGCTGAGTCGCATTCCATCGGCAACTGAACCCGGATTGACGGCGGAAGAAGATACCCGGCAATTTGACGCTCAGCACCGGACGTTTGATAAGGCGCGGTTAATGGAAGGCGGCATCGGCATTATCCAAGCCGGTCACCTTGGCTTAAACAACAAGGATCGCCTTTTGCTAACCAAGCTGATTATGATGCCGGATTCGGAAGAAGAGAAACTCGACAATGTTAGCATCGCCGACTACTTCAAAGATGACCCGCATATGTTCCAAACCAACTTCTGGTACATGTGGGAGACCACTTTTGCCTTCCGCGTTGAAAGTTCGGCGCAGGAGTTGCGGCGTTACATGCATATGATGATTTACGAGTTCACCCAAATCGAGCATCTGGTCGGCGTCAACCGCACCCGTTACAATCAATTTGAAAGCATCATGTTGCCGCTAATCAACTACCTTAAGGATCAAGGCTGCCGCATCATCCTCAACCGCCGCGTCACAGCGTTCGAGTTTAAAGACACCGCGATGACCGATGAAATCACGGTAACCGGTTTGAAAATGCTGAACACCGAAACCGATAAGCCGGAACATGTGGTCGTGGATGACGATACCGCCGTCTTCTTCACTAACGGCTCCATCACCGACTCAGCCACTCAAGGTGATTTTGACCATCCTGCTGTTGAAAACATGGACTACGGTGCCGCGGCTAGCTTATGGAAACAAGCCACGGACCACTTCTACAACCTAGGCAACCCGGATAAGTTCTTCGCGGATCGGGCAGCCAGCGAGTGGGTCAGCTTCACCTTAACCACCAAGGATCACTTGCTGCTCAACGAAATCGAGCGCATTACCACCCAAGTCCCTGGCAATGCATTGAACTCTTTCTTATCCACCCAACCCATCACCGCGCTTGGACAAAAAGACGTGATGATGTCGATTGTGGTGCATCACCAACCGCACTTCACCACCCAAAAACCTAACGAAACCGTTTTGTGGGGCTACTTCCTGTATCCTCGCCGTTATGGTGAATTTGTTAACAAGCCATACATCAAAATGACGGGGAAGGAAATGGCATTGGAACTGATCGGTCAGCTTGCCAAAGTCGATCCGGGTCCTGACAACATTCGCGATCGCCAAGATGAAATCATGGCAAGTATCATCAACAACATTCCGGTTTACATGCCGTATGCTTCGGCCCTCTTCAATAATCGCGCCAAAGTTGATCGACCGGAAGTCATTCCCGCCCACTCAACCAACCTCGCTTTCACCGGTGAATTTGCCGAGCAGCCATTCCAGATGGTCTTCACCGAACAAAGCGCGGTCCGTTCAGGCGAAATTGCGGCTTATCACTTCACCGGTATCCCGATGAGCCACCTCGTACACAAGCCACGATATGACAAAGATATCAAGACTTTGATGCGCGCAACCAAGAAAATGTTTGAATAA
- the dhaK gene encoding dihydroxyacetone kinase subunit DhaK, whose protein sequence is MKKIINAPGDIVPEMIAGLTASYPQYLKQIPETTAVVRNDAAFKQKKKVGVISGGGSGHEPLHAGYVGQGMLDAAVAGQVFTSPTPDQIYAAIKAVDQGEGVLMIVKNYSGDVMNFDMAKDLASVDDINVESVVVDDDVAVKDSLYTQGRRGVAGTIFVEKIIGAAAEAGLSLDELKKLGDAVVKNTKSFAVALHAATVPEVGKPGFDLKPDEIEFGVGIHNEPGTGQEKLPTSKALAKQLIGKLTVEFKDPKAHAYAVLINGMGATPLSEQYIFMGDVLNELHAQGLKADFTKAGNYVTSLDMAGISLTMLALDDPQWLNYLNASAHTVGWGDTDVKR, encoded by the coding sequence ATGAAGAAGATTATCAATGCTCCAGGCGATATTGTCCCGGAAATGATTGCTGGTCTCACTGCCAGTTATCCGCAATATTTGAAACAGATTCCTGAAACAACGGCGGTCGTCCGCAATGACGCCGCGTTCAAGCAGAAGAAGAAAGTCGGGGTTATCTCCGGTGGCGGCTCAGGTCACGAACCGCTGCACGCCGGCTATGTCGGTCAAGGCATGTTGGATGCAGCCGTTGCCGGTCAGGTCTTCACCTCACCCACCCCGGATCAGATTTATGCCGCGATCAAGGCGGTTGACCAAGGCGAAGGGGTTCTGATGATCGTCAAGAACTACTCCGGCGATGTTATGAACTTCGACATGGCCAAGGATCTCGCCAGTGTCGACGATATCAACGTTGAATCCGTGGTGGTCGACGATGATGTGGCAGTCAAAGATTCGCTGTATACACAAGGTCGCCGTGGCGTTGCCGGCACTATTTTTGTCGAAAAGATTATCGGCGCGGCTGCCGAGGCCGGTCTCAGCCTAGATGAGCTCAAAAAGTTAGGCGATGCTGTGGTTAAAAATACCAAGTCGTTTGCCGTTGCACTGCACGCCGCGACGGTTCCTGAAGTGGGCAAACCCGGTTTTGACCTCAAGCCTGATGAAATCGAATTTGGCGTTGGGATTCACAATGAACCCGGCACTGGTCAGGAAAAGTTGCCGACTTCCAAAGCACTTGCCAAACAATTGATTGGTAAGTTAACTGTTGAGTTTAAAGATCCTAAAGCGCATGCCTATGCCGTTTTAATCAACGGTATGGGCGCAACTCCGCTGTCGGAACAATACATTTTCATGGGTGATGTTTTGAACGAGTTACACGCACAAGGCCTTAAAGCAGACTTCACCAAGGCTGGCAACTATGTCACATCACTTGACATGGCGGGGATTTCACTGACAATGCTGGCACTGGATGATCCGCAATGGTTGAACTATCTGAATGCATCTGCGCACACTGTTGGCTGGGGGGATACTGATGTTAAACGCTGA
- the dhaL gene encoding dihydroxyacetone kinase subunit DhaL — MLNAEILTKWMTNFENRITQQKDHLTELDRVIGDSDHGNNMERGVNAIKAAFEKTPPTADLAQDFKTIAMAMLSKVGGASGPLYGTAFLEMAKLAKTDTDFGDLVEAAAKGIAKRGQAKPGDKTMLDVWAPAADLIKQGKLDDAAIDKLVEATKPMTAKRGRASYLGEKSVGHIDPGAASTGELLKAYLEARA, encoded by the coding sequence ATGTTAAACGCTGAAATTTTGACTAAATGGATGACAAATTTTGAAAATCGCATTACGCAGCAAAAAGACCATCTCACCGAACTTGATCGGGTCATTGGTGATTCCGACCACGGTAACAACATGGAGCGTGGCGTGAATGCCATCAAGGCTGCCTTCGAAAAAACGCCACCAACTGCCGATCTTGCCCAAGACTTCAAGACCATCGCCATGGCCATGCTCAGCAAAGTCGGTGGTGCTAGCGGCCCATTGTATGGCACTGCTTTTCTGGAAATGGCCAAACTCGCCAAAACCGATACTGACTTCGGCGATCTGGTTGAAGCGGCAGCAAAAGGCATTGCCAAACGCGGCCAAGCCAAACCAGGCGACAAGACCATGCTAGATGTCTGGGCCCCCGCCGCTGACTTAATCAAACAAGGCAAGCTGGACGATGCTGCCATTGACAAACTCGTTGAAGCCACCAAACCCATGACTGCCAAACGCGGCCGTGCCTCCTACCTCGGTGAAAAAAGTGTCGGCCACATCGATCCCGGCGCTGCCTCAACTGGAGAGCTGCTAAAGGCATACCTAGAGGCAAGAGCGTGA
- a CDS encoding TetR/AcrR family transcriptional regulator, with protein sequence MATSDQTKMQFATTLKDLMHHKPLDRITIAELSAATHVNRNTFYYHFEDIYGLLKWTLEADIGRKVMQNLGAATWEAKYQLVLDYIIANQAFCLNAYHSVGRDMLEEFLFQSATDMVKPVVLDIDPTTPAKMVADICNFYGAAIVGQILLWLAQSLQEPERDLIKRADLMLNGSIAFIVHKQAHGKER encoded by the coding sequence ATGGCCACATCTGACCAAACCAAAATGCAATTTGCGACCACCTTGAAAGACCTCATGCACCACAAGCCGTTGGATCGCATTACCATCGCTGAATTAAGCGCGGCAACACACGTGAATCGCAACACTTTTTATTACCATTTTGAAGACATCTACGGCTTGTTGAAGTGGACGCTGGAAGCCGATATTGGCCGTAAAGTCATGCAAAATCTTGGCGCGGCGACTTGGGAGGCTAAGTATCAACTGGTACTCGATTACATCATTGCCAACCAAGCCTTTTGCCTGAATGCCTATCATTCCGTGGGCCGTGACATGCTGGAAGAGTTTTTGTTTCAATCAGCGACCGACATGGTGAAGCCGGTGGTGCTCGACATCGATCCCACCACTCCGGCGAAAATGGTGGCCGATATCTGTAACTTCTATGGTGCCGCCATCGTAGGTCAGATTCTATTGTGGCTAGCCCAATCCTTGCAAGAACCCGAGCGTGACCTGATCAAACGAGCGGATCTCATGTTGAATGGTTCAATTGCGTTCATCGTGCACAAACAGGCGCATGGAAAAGAACGTTAA
- the dhaM gene encoding dihydroxyacetone kinase phosphoryl donor subunit DhaM, translating into MAMGMLLVSHVPAIASGLETLIKQVAKDVPITTAGGTSDGQIGTDLDHIQKAINDNPASELLVFYDLGSAKMNLDIAEEVSDKQMHVYDVAFVEGAYAAAALLEANVTLDKIEAQLKPLKVK; encoded by the coding sequence ATGGCAATGGGCATGTTGCTCGTCTCCCATGTGCCGGCCATCGCCAGCGGCCTTGAGACCTTAATCAAACAAGTGGCCAAAGATGTTCCGATCACCACGGCTGGCGGTACCAGTGATGGTCAAATCGGAACGGATCTGGACCATATTCAAAAAGCAATCAACGACAATCCGGCTTCCGAGTTGCTCGTCTTTTACGACCTCGGCAGTGCCAAAATGAATTTGGATATTGCCGAAGAGGTCAGCGACAAACAGATGCACGTTTATGACGTGGCCTTTGTGGAAGGTGCTTACGCCGCTGCGGCTTTACTGGAAGCTAACGTGACATTGGATAAAATCGAAGCCCAATTGAAGCCACTAAAGGTCAAGTAA
- a CDS encoding OsmC family protein has product MADERWQHPLYTTEAINDEGLEGHAYVPGGLKVQTSSPLNDHPGTNPEQLLGLSLSTCLEATLEAVEKEHGLPHTGAVRVKVAFIGERAEYQFLVHAQVMVKGVDLDTAKAFTNEIENRCPVSKLLKNSGNYTIETVTDFAD; this is encoded by the coding sequence ATGGCAGATGAACGTTGGCAACATCCACTGTATACAACCGAAGCAATTAACGATGAAGGCCTCGAGGGGCACGCGTATGTTCCCGGCGGCCTTAAAGTTCAAACAAGCAGTCCATTGAACGATCATCCCGGCACCAACCCAGAACAACTTTTGGGCTTGTCGTTAAGCACCTGTCTGGAAGCAACCCTAGAGGCCGTTGAAAAGGAACACGGCTTGCCGCATACAGGCGCGGTCCGAGTTAAAGTTGCCTTTATTGGCGAACGCGCGGAGTATCAATTCTTAGTTCACGCTCAGGTTATGGTCAAAGGTGTTGATCTTGACACGGCCAAGGCTTTTACCAACGAAATTGAAAATCGCTGCCCGGTTTCAAAATTACTTAAAAATAGCGGCAATTACACCATCGAAACCGTTACTGATTTCGCTGATTAA
- a CDS encoding rhomboid family intramembrane serine protease, with translation MLQKLRRSNLVNIYFGARGTFLTCFTLMFFYFLFSVLTNTFLIPSDKFVGNIPSILRGEYWYIITGPLFHYEWHHLMWNLLPIAVLGPFIEWKIGSWVFVTSFFVSGWVGSSIFCFVFGEFIQSILGIGLYLCVFYGASIAVYALFPLTIAAFLIKEPEYSFITKAVVIGAFSYLILGLFPKADASDAQRFVEIAHVSGFIAGIIGAIVVSVIKLRRKVVSFFLRRSTD, from the coding sequence ATGCTGCAAAAGTTAAGAAGATCGAATCTTGTGAATATCTATTTCGGCGCTAGGGGGACTTTTCTAACATGCTTCACATTGATGTTCTTTTATTTTTTATTCTCAGTTTTAACCAATACATTCTTAATACCATCTGACAAATTTGTCGGAAATATACCATCAATTTTAAGAGGCGAATACTGGTATATCATAACAGGACCGCTTTTCCATTATGAATGGCATCACTTAATGTGGAATCTTTTACCGATTGCTGTTCTAGGGCCCTTTATTGAGTGGAAAATTGGTAGTTGGGTTTTCGTAACCAGTTTCTTTGTTTCTGGATGGGTTGGGTCTTCTATATTCTGTTTTGTATTTGGTGAGTTTATTCAGTCGATTTTGGGCATAGGTCTATATCTCTGTGTGTTCTATGGCGCGTCAATTGCAGTATATGCATTGTTTCCTCTGACTATAGCGGCGTTTTTAATAAAAGAACCTGAATATTCCTTCATTACTAAGGCAGTGGTTATTGGCGCGTTCTCATATCTCATACTCGGACTTTTTCCTAAAGCAGATGCATCGGATGCCCAGAGATTTGTGGAAATTGCGCATGTAAGTGGATTTATTGCGGGAATAATCGGAGCAATTGTTGTCTCTGTAATCAAACTGCGAAGGAAAGTTGTTTCTTTTTTCCTTCGCCGATCAACAGATTAG